In a single window of the Alphaproteobacteria bacterium LSUCC0684 genome:
- a CDS encoding glycosyltransferase family 2 protein, whose amino-acid sequence MNIKIEISVIVPVYNRDKTISRCINSILDQSYPVKEIIVVDDNSTDSTESVIKEFKIENLKYIKLKKNIGAQNARNVGIKAATGNWIGFLDSDDEWIKTKLEEQIGELEKFNYREDIIVYSNCTKINLDTGSKTKFDCRIQEPVDINLLYKTGPMFQSMLVSKKAIKEVNYLDINVMAFQEWDFALSLSPRNNFIFIDKELFKYYVNHDKSISSNTGNMINAIIYIHRKYYMRYKKMACNDLIYKHLSRYIAISITKNYSLNFLGFSRKFLQEISNKDNAITKLSIDIKIIKSILAYIIQLTLKKMQWK is encoded by the coding sequence ATGAATATAAAAATCGAAATTTCAGTAATTGTACCGGTATATAATAGAGATAAGACTATTTCTAGATGCATAAATTCAATTTTGGATCAGTCATATCCTGTAAAAGAAATAATTGTAGTCGATGACAACTCAACCGATAGCACTGAGAGTGTTATAAAAGAATTTAAAATAGAAAACCTAAAATATATAAAGTTAAAGAAAAACATTGGCGCTCAAAATGCAAGAAATGTTGGCATAAAAGCAGCCACGGGTAATTGGATTGGATTTTTAGACTCAGACGACGAATGGATAAAAACAAAATTAGAAGAACAAATAGGAGAATTAGAAAAATTTAATTATAGGGAAGACATTATAGTTTATTCAAATTGTACGAAAATCAATCTTGACACAGGTAGTAAAACGAAATTTGATTGCAGGATACAAGAGCCAGTCGACATAAATTTGCTTTATAAAACAGGTCCAATGTTTCAATCTATGCTTGTATCAAAAAAAGCTATTAAGGAAGTAAATTATCTTGATATAAACGTCATGGCCTTTCAGGAGTGGGATTTCGCATTGTCACTATCCCCTAGAAATAATTTTATATTTATTGATAAAGAGTTGTTCAAATATTATGTAAATCATGATAAGTCTATATCATCAAATACAGGTAACATGATAAATGCCATTATATATATCCATAGAAAATATTATATGCGATATAAAAAAATGGCATGTAATGATTTGATATATAAACATCTGTCAAGATACATTGCTATATCTATAACGAAAAACTATAGTTTAAATTTTCTAGGCTTTAGTCGAAAATTTCTACAGGAAATATCAAATAAAGATAATGCGATAACTAAATTGAGTATTGATATAAAAATAATAAAATCAATACTCGCGTATATTATTCAATTGACACTAAAAAAAATGCAATGGAAATAA
- a CDS encoding phosphocholine cytidylyltransferase family protein, producing MKAIILAAGRGSRMKNLTKERPKCLVELRGKALLDWQLDALRDAGISDIAIVTGYKREMLSNRGLMEFHNPRWADTNMVSSLACAKAWLRVEPCIVSYSDIFYGPSAVQSLMECDASLAVTYDPNWLELWTKRFGDPLLDAETFRLTTEHTLVEIGNKPKSVDEVQGQYMGLLRFTPKGWANVLQIRSGLTPEQCDKMQMTHMLQNIIDSNIIKIEALKNLDPWGEVDSENDLIFYQEDKGIN from the coding sequence ATGAAGGCAATTATCCTTGCCGCCGGTCGCGGCAGCCGCATGAAAAATCTGACCAAGGAACGTCCGAAGTGTCTAGTCGAGCTGAGGGGGAAAGCACTGCTGGATTGGCAACTGGATGCACTCCGCGATGCAGGCATCTCAGATATCGCTATCGTCACTGGTTACAAGCGAGAAATGCTTTCCAATCGTGGGCTGATGGAGTTTCATAACCCACGCTGGGCGGATACCAATATGGTCTCTTCGCTGGCCTGCGCAAAGGCATGGTTACGGGTTGAACCGTGCATCGTAAGTTACTCGGATATTTTCTACGGCCCCTCAGCAGTGCAGTCCTTGATGGAATGTGATGCATCCCTAGCTGTCACCTATGATCCAAATTGGCTGGAGCTCTGGACTAAGCGCTTTGGTGATCCCTTGTTGGATGCGGAAACTTTTCGTCTAACGACTGAGCACACATTGGTCGAGATTGGTAACAAACCAAAATCTGTTGATGAGGTGCAAGGTCAGTATATGGGTTTGCTTCGATTTACGCCTAAGGGATGGGCGAATGTGTTGCAGATTCGGTCAGGTCTGACACCAGAACAATGCGACAAAATGCAAATGACCCACATGCTTCAAAATATTATCGATAGCAACATCATTAAAATAGAGGCCTTAAAAAATTTAGATCCTTGGGGAGAGGTGGATTCGGAAAACGATCTCATTTTCTATCAAGAAGACAAAGGAATTAATTAA
- the rffA gene encoding dTDP-4-amino-4,6-dideoxygalactose transaminase produces the protein MRHIEFNKPPLTGNEKQYVLQAMQSNKISGDGFFGKTCQDWFEENLGCPKTLLTPSCTAALEMAAILLDIQPGDEVIMPSYTFVSTANAFVLRGAKIVFVDIRPDTMNIDETKIEAAITPNTKAIVPVHYAGVGCEMYAIMDIAQRHDLFVVEDAAQGMMSSYKGKPLGTIGHLGAFSFHETKNYTSGGEGGLLIINDERFLQRAEVIREKGTNRSQFFRGQVDKYTWVDVGSSYLPSELQAAFLWGQLAKADDINQNRLATWNAYHQAFKQLPPGLVDLPIVPEHCQHNAHMYYLKLKDLDQRSAFIVHLKANNIMAVFHYIPLHSAPAGQKFGEFNGIDQYTTTESERLVRLPMYYGMSEGEREKVIVNVVEFFRESDFL, from the coding sequence ATGAGGCATATTGAGTTCAATAAGCCCCCTTTAACCGGCAATGAAAAGCAGTATGTTTTGCAGGCTATGCAGAGCAATAAAATTTCGGGCGATGGTTTTTTTGGTAAAACGTGCCAGGACTGGTTTGAAGAAAACTTAGGTTGCCCTAAAACCTTGCTCACTCCTTCTTGCACGGCGGCATTGGAAATGGCGGCGATTCTGTTGGATATTCAGCCGGGTGATGAAGTGATTATGCCTAGCTATACCTTTGTCAGCACCGCCAATGCGTTTGTGTTGCGTGGCGCAAAAATTGTGTTTGTGGATATTCGCCCAGATACCATGAATATCGACGAAACCAAAATTGAAGCGGCGATTACACCTAACACCAAAGCGATTGTGCCGGTGCATTATGCGGGGGTGGGGTGCGAGATGTATGCGATTATGGATATCGCCCAGCGTCATGATTTGTTTGTAGTGGAAGATGCCGCACAAGGCATGATGAGCAGCTACAAAGGCAAGCCACTCGGCACAATCGGCCATTTGGGCGCGTTTAGTTTTCACGAAACCAAAAACTACACCAGCGGCGGGGAAGGTGGATTGTTGATTATTAACGATGAACGTTTTTTACAACGAGCAGAAGTGATTCGCGAAAAAGGCACTAACCGCAGTCAGTTTTTCCGTGGACAAGTAGATAAATATACTTGGGTGGACGTAGGAAGCAGCTATTTGCCTAGCGAATTGCAAGCCGCGTTTTTGTGGGGACAGTTAGCAAAAGCGGATGACATCAACCAAAACCGTTTAGCAACTTGGAATGCGTACCACCAAGCATTTAAACAGTTACCACCAGGCCTGGTGGATTTGCCGATTGTTCCTGAGCATTGCCAACACAACGCGCACATGTATTACCTCAAGCTAAAAGACCTCGACCAACGTAGTGCCTTTATCGTCCATTTAAAAGCCAATAATATTATGGCGGTGTTCCACTACATCCCATTGCACTCCGCACCGGCTGGGCAAAAGTTTGGCGAGTTTAACGGCATAGACCAATACACCACCACCGAAAGCGAACGCCTAGTTCGCTTGCCGATGTATTACGGAATGAGTGAGGGGGAGCGGGAGAAAGTGATTGTAAATGTTGTTGAGTTTTTTCGTGAATCAGACTTTTTATAG
- a CDS encoding methyltransferase domain-containing protein: MKISENHHNRKLHNWLVYNIGENFLLKNAPLYKGVMYDLGCGEATYKKFFLNYVDQYVGVDWAGSFHDTKADVAADLNKPVPIDSEVADTIVSLSVMEHLCEPQNMLNEACRILKPGGNIVLQVPWQWWIHEAPYDFYRYTPYGLEFMFEKAGFINVVVEPQSGFFTTWVMKFNYFSRRFVRGPKPLKALAFTVLVPFWTLGQLTAPWLDKLDRNWSLESSGYFVTAKKPNAV; encoded by the coding sequence ATGAAAATAAGTGAAAATCACCATAATCGCAAATTGCACAATTGGTTGGTTTATAACATCGGCGAAAATTTTTTATTAAAGAACGCACCGCTATATAAGGGTGTTATGTATGACTTGGGTTGTGGTGAAGCAACTTATAAAAAGTTCTTTCTAAATTATGTTGATCAATATGTTGGTGTTGACTGGGCTGGGAGCTTCCATGACACCAAAGCAGATGTCGCTGCGGATTTAAATAAGCCTGTGCCGATTGATTCGGAAGTGGCCGATACTATAGTGTCACTTTCTGTTATGGAACATTTGTGCGAGCCGCAGAATATGTTGAACGAAGCCTGTCGCATTTTAAAGCCGGGCGGGAACATCGTGCTGCAAGTGCCTTGGCAGTGGTGGATTCACGAAGCGCCTTATGACTTTTATCGCTATACGCCATATGGGCTAGAATTTATGTTTGAAAAAGCGGGTTTTATTAATGTGGTTGTCGAACCGCAATCCGGTTTCTTTACAACGTGGGTGATGAAATTTAATTATTTTTCTAGGCGTTTTGTTCGTGGCCCAAAGCCTTTAAAAGCTTTGGCATTTACAGTATTAGTACCTTTTTGGACGCTTGGTCAATTGACTGCACCGTGGTTAGATAAGTTAGATCGTAATTGGTCATTGGAGTCTTCTGGCTATTTCGTTACAGCGAAGAAGCCGAACGCGGTATGA
- a CDS encoding 3'(2'),5'-bisphosphate nucleotidase CysQ, with protein MDKLLALALEASRLAGHAIMPHYQQPLSVSLKQDGSPLTLADQASHQVIVRHLAHSAVTIVSEEGEDLHFDAERYWLVDPLDGTKDFMASNGEFTVNIALVDQGRPVLGVVFAPALGDLYWGAQGLGAWRIRNGAESALLPQVQLPACRMAISRFHDHPDVDVFAAQNQIDQRIAVGSALKYGLLAAAEVDVFPRLVGSSEWDTAAGQALLEAAGGEVLDWHTGKALRYGKPRRRNPRLLAMRAPYCREAFTLIEYESELL; from the coding sequence GTGGATAAACTACTGGCCCTGGCACTTGAGGCATCGCGACTGGCGGGACATGCCATCATGCCACATTATCAGCAGCCGTTATCGGTGTCGCTCAAACAGGATGGCTCGCCATTGACACTGGCGGATCAGGCGTCGCATCAGGTCATTGTCCGCCACCTCGCTCACAGCGCAGTGACCATCGTCTCTGAGGAAGGTGAAGACCTCCATTTCGATGCCGAACGTTATTGGTTGGTCGATCCGCTCGATGGCACCAAGGATTTTATGGCTAGTAATGGCGAGTTCACCGTCAATATTGCCCTCGTCGATCAAGGACGGCCTGTGCTCGGGGTGGTATTTGCTCCTGCACTTGGTGATCTTTATTGGGGCGCCCAGGGCTTGGGTGCGTGGCGAATCAGGAACGGAGCGGAATCGGCTCTTTTGCCACAGGTGCAATTACCCGCCTGTAGGATGGCGATCAGTCGGTTTCATGATCACCCGGATGTCGATGTGTTCGCAGCCCAGAATCAAATCGACCAGCGAATCGCGGTTGGTTCCGCATTAAAATACGGCTTGCTTGCTGCCGCAGAAGTGGATGTGTTTCCGCGTCTTGTGGGCAGTTCCGAGTGGGATACAGCTGCAGGTCAAGCTTTGTTGGAGGCTGCAGGCGGAGAGGTTTTGGATTGGCATACTGGTAAAGCGCTTCGGTATGGCAAGCCTCGACGTCGCAACCCCAGATTATTGGCCATGCGTGCGCCTTACTGCCGAGAAGCATTTACACTGATAGAGTACGAAAGCGAGTTGTTATGA
- a CDS encoding MOP flippase family protein: protein MTLRRRTLSAVRWTTIGAVAKALLQVAQIAILARLLAPEDYGLMAMVTVVLSLAALFSDFGVNSAFLQRRDVSEEQRSSLFWFNVLLSFGLMVLVILLSPLFALYFGDERVGPLMMLSATTFVIAALGIQVRLAAEKELHFGPVVVIEVVAALLGLAVAITGALLEWGVYALVVGSIAAAIVTSLLLWGFLAQGWRPAMRLRFVEVRSFLGFGGALVANNVVNQINLTIDLLLGGRLLAAAQLGLYSIPRQLVLQVQFVVNPIITRVAFPLIAEVQHDIPRVRSIYLQILNMTASTNAPIYVGAFFFAPEIVHLVLGEGWEQSAVLLQTLALWGGLRSTGNPVGSLLLGMGRADLSLKWNLMMLLIVPPVVLFGSTFGPQGLAWSLFGLSVALFIPGWFVLIHPLCKATLLETAVASLRPFLIAGIAVGVSFVLAADFDGWLLRLVIAVMVSAPLYLGLSYLMNRSWVDLMWELITQRS, encoded by the coding sequence ATGACGCTTCGTAGACGGACGTTATCTGCTGTTCGTTGGACAACGATCGGAGCAGTTGCCAAAGCGTTACTGCAGGTTGCTCAAATCGCTATCCTGGCGAGGCTTCTGGCCCCAGAAGATTACGGTTTGATGGCAATGGTCACTGTTGTGTTAAGTTTAGCTGCGCTATTTTCGGATTTCGGAGTCAACAGTGCGTTTCTGCAACGCCGAGATGTGAGCGAGGAGCAGCGCTCGAGTCTATTTTGGTTCAATGTCTTGCTCAGTTTCGGATTGATGGTACTGGTGATTCTCCTGAGCCCGCTATTTGCTTTGTACTTCGGCGATGAGAGAGTCGGGCCGCTGATGATGTTGAGTGCCACTACTTTTGTGATTGCGGCACTCGGTATTCAGGTGCGTCTGGCGGCTGAGAAGGAGTTGCACTTTGGGCCGGTTGTAGTGATCGAAGTGGTTGCCGCCTTACTTGGCTTGGCCGTTGCCATTACCGGAGCGCTGCTTGAATGGGGCGTTTATGCCTTGGTTGTTGGCTCTATTGCTGCTGCGATCGTTACCTCTCTATTGTTATGGGGTTTTCTTGCGCAGGGTTGGCGGCCGGCGATGCGTCTGCGGTTTGTCGAAGTACGATCTTTTCTTGGGTTTGGCGGCGCATTGGTTGCAAATAATGTTGTGAATCAAATCAATCTGACGATCGATTTGTTGCTTGGTGGACGTCTTTTGGCTGCCGCTCAGCTGGGGTTGTATAGCATCCCGCGCCAGTTGGTGCTCCAGGTTCAGTTTGTTGTGAATCCAATCATTACGAGAGTTGCGTTTCCACTGATCGCGGAAGTGCAGCATGATATTCCTCGGGTGCGCTCCATCTATCTGCAAATATTGAACATGACTGCATCAACCAATGCGCCGATCTATGTAGGCGCGTTCTTCTTTGCGCCAGAGATTGTTCATCTTGTTTTAGGAGAGGGCTGGGAACAGTCGGCGGTGTTGTTGCAAACCTTGGCGCTCTGGGGTGGATTGCGTTCAACCGGAAACCCGGTAGGCAGTTTGTTGCTTGGCATGGGGCGGGCCGATCTTTCGCTCAAATGGAACCTTATGATGCTTTTGATTGTGCCTCCGGTCGTGTTGTTTGGTTCAACTTTCGGCCCACAAGGTCTTGCTTGGTCGCTATTTGGGCTGAGCGTCGCGCTATTCATACCGGGATGGTTTGTACTGATCCATCCGCTTTGTAAGGCAACTTTGCTTGAGACTGCCGTGGCTTCATTGCGACCGTTTCTAATCGCCGGGATAGCAGTTGGCGTCTCGTTTGTTCTGGCTGCGGACTTTGATGGTTGGTTATTGCGCCTGGTGATTGCTGTTATGGTCTCGGCACCACTGTACTTAGGCTTGAGTTACCTGATGAATCGCAGTTGGGTTGATTTGATGTGGGAATTGATTACCCAACGAAGTTAA
- a CDS encoding WbqC family protein codes for MKKIAILQSNYIPWKGYFDLINSVDEFVLYDDMQYTRRDWRNRNKIKTSQGSKWLTVPVDVKGKYFQKINETRISEPDWAVKHWQTIKQFYTKTSYFKKYKDSFEDFYLNNNEELLSQVNLRLIKIINEILGINTKLRWSSEFNLVEGKTEKLLGICQQASADVYLSGPAAKDYLDVALAAKMGIQVEWMDYSGYLDYQQLHSPFEHGVTILDLIFNEGPNAKNFMKSFK; via the coding sequence ATGAAGAAAATAGCTATTTTGCAATCAAACTATATTCCTTGGAAGGGGTATTTTGATCTAATAAATTCCGTTGATGAATTTGTTTTGTATGATGACATGCAATACACCCGCCGTGATTGGCGAAATCGCAATAAAATAAAAACCTCTCAAGGCTCTAAATGGTTAACTGTTCCTGTCGATGTTAAAGGTAAATATTTTCAGAAAATCAATGAAACTCGTATTTCCGAACCAGATTGGGCGGTTAAACATTGGCAAACTATCAAGCAATTTTATACCAAAACCTCGTACTTTAAAAAATATAAAGATAGTTTTGAAGATTTTTATCTAAATAACAATGAAGAATTGTTGAGTCAAGTAAATCTTAGGCTGATTAAAATCATTAATGAAATTTTGGGTATCAATACTAAACTTCGTTGGTCAAGTGAGTTTAATTTAGTCGAAGGGAAAACAGAAAAATTATTGGGGATTTGCCAACAAGCTAGTGCGGATGTGTATTTAAGTGGCCCAGCGGCAAAAGATTATCTTGATGTCGCCTTGGCCGCAAAAATGGGCATTCAAGTCGAGTGGATGGATTATTCAGGTTATCTAGATTATCAACAATTACACTCGCCGTTTGAACATGGTGTGACTATTCTAGATTTGATCTTTAATGAAGGCCCAAACGCTAAAAATTTTATGAAGAGTTTTAAATGA
- a CDS encoding IS1595 family transposase — MRKSRLSRLKQTKLMEHYVAGTTARCAADLVGVNFKTAAYYFHRLREIIALETQNNDVLSGEFEVDESYFGGTRKGKRGRGSAGKVPVFGILKRGGKVYTQIIPDASGQTLIPIIEDRIMPDSIVYSDCWRGYNVLDVSEFKHYRINHSVLFADKKNHINGIENFWNQAKRHMRKFNGIPAKHFPLFLKECEWRFNNPSPQTQLKHVKQWVNKHMG, encoded by the coding sequence ATGAGAAAGAGCAGATTAAGCCGATTGAAGCAGACTAAATTGATGGAGCATTATGTTGCGGGAACGACGGCGAGATGTGCCGCTGATTTGGTGGGTGTAAACTTCAAAACAGCAGCATATTACTTTCATCGTCTGCGGGAAATCATCGCCCTTGAGACGCAAAATAACGATGTGCTTTCAGGTGAATTTGAGGTGGATGAGAGTTACTTTGGAGGCACACGTAAAGGCAAACGCGGGCGAGGTTCTGCGGGCAAAGTTCCTGTGTTTGGTATCCTCAAACGTGGCGGTAAGGTTTACACACAGATCATTCCAGATGCGTCAGGTCAAACGCTTATACCTATCATAGAAGATCGTATTATGCCTGATAGCATCGTATATTCAGATTGCTGGCGTGGATACAATGTCCTTGATGTATCTGAATTTAAGCATTACCGCATTAATCATTCAGTATTGTTTGCAGATAAGAAAAACCACATTAACGGCATTGAGAACTTCTGGAACCAGGCGAAACGGCATATGCGTAAATTTAACGGTATTCCTGCCAAGCATTTTCCGCTATTTTTAAAGGAGTGCGAGTGGCGATTCAACAACCCATCACCACAGACGCAATTAAAACATGTCAAACAATGGGTTAACAAACATATGGGCTAG